One stretch of Dokdonia sp. Hel_I_53 DNA includes these proteins:
- a CDS encoding cytochrome C oxidase subunit IV family protein: protein MAHEHKLAIFRGTLKFKNNTQKIWGVLIFLTLVTAIEVVLGIYKPAFLLETTFIRMKLLNWVFIILTIVKAYYITWDFMHMRDEVKGLRRAVVWTAIFLICYLVFILLTEGDYIFDVYNTGFQSWDF from the coding sequence ATGGCACACGAACATAAACTTGCAATTTTTAGAGGGACTTTAAAATTTAAGAATAATACTCAAAAAATATGGGGTGTTCTTATATTCCTTACACTAGTTACAGCAATTGAAGTTGTATTAGGTATTTATAAGCCAGCGTTTCTACTAGAAACAACTTTTATAAGAATGAAACTCCTTAACTGGGTGTTTATCATCCTTACAATCGTAAAAGCCTATTATATTACGTGGGATTTTATGCACATGCGAGATGAAGTAAAAGGGTTGCGTAGAGCAGTAGTCTGGACAGCTATCTTTTTGATATGCTACCTAGTATTTATATTACTTACAGAGGGTGATTATATTTTTGACGTGTATAATACAGGGTTTCAAAGTTGGGACTTTTAA
- a CDS encoding gliding motility protein RemB: MRNKVAAFLFLISVLSNAQVVLSDFEKYPVFQECKDASINRLPDCFNQTIVDFITKNLKVPDKVFQEQFEGKIVLLFEVTREGKFRLLYTDAIYKELKIAAQEVFDLLPVIEPATYNSEATYMQFSLPVLLPLSRNKIESNLMESTGASPRLNKPDVNATENKLQTEYDRIQNKIFDLKNESKSHLNIPLSHQIYSRFDQELNSVGVNTHTASKPFLYSSVDPYYDFTEKAAILRKPKTTWLGRKWYNEHMVQIQGDNYWITLDPAADLQLGYETDELKKNSFTYNNTRAVFVQGGLGKKINFFAAVYESQGRFAQYYNDIIRSLRPDGGNPGIVPGRGIAKEGRKGDFDYPTAEGYISYTPNEFFNVQLGHGKQFVGDGYRSLLLSDNTSYFPYLKLNTKFWKIKYTNTWTSLRDVRPEVTADGSFRTKYMSNHYLSWNVSKKLNLGFFESVLWDDENDRGFDFNYLNPVIFYRAIEFSTGSRGGNALIGLTGKYKFNNHLNFYGQIVIDEFSGSDILGSNGSYKNKQGFQFGAKYYDAFGVQNLTLQGEYNQVRPYVYSNNEIQLNYGHANQSLAHQWGANFKELIGIARYEYHRWYGSAKVIFGTRGFEIGDINDVYYGGSIYGSDENRPSDNGIDFFQGNKVKSFHADLEMGYLINPATNLKVYINPIFRDFKSEIQDVQTFDTNTLWVNIGFRTDLFNWYYDY; the protein is encoded by the coding sequence ATGAGAAATAAGGTGGCCGCTTTTCTGTTTTTAATAAGTGTATTAAGTAATGCACAAGTAGTGTTAAGCGACTTTGAAAAATACCCTGTATTTCAAGAGTGTAAAGACGCTTCTATAAATAGATTACCAGACTGCTTTAATCAAACAATTGTTGATTTTATAACTAAAAATCTCAAAGTTCCAGACAAAGTATTTCAAGAGCAGTTCGAAGGAAAAATAGTTTTATTATTTGAAGTGACAAGAGAAGGTAAATTTAGACTATTATATACAGATGCGATATATAAAGAACTCAAAATAGCTGCACAAGAAGTATTTGATTTACTCCCAGTTATCGAGCCAGCGACCTATAATAGCGAAGCTACGTATATGCAATTTAGTTTACCTGTGTTGCTGCCGCTTTCGCGAAATAAGATTGAGTCAAACCTTATGGAAAGTACTGGTGCTTCTCCGAGACTCAATAAACCAGATGTAAATGCTACCGAAAACAAATTACAGACAGAGTATGATCGTATTCAGAATAAAATTTTCGATTTAAAGAATGAATCTAAAAGTCATTTAAATATTCCTTTATCACATCAAATCTATAGTCGTTTTGATCAGGAATTAAACAGTGTAGGTGTAAACACACATACAGCAAGTAAACCCTTCTTATATAGCTCGGTAGATCCTTATTATGATTTTACAGAAAAAGCAGCAATACTCAGAAAACCAAAAACTACATGGCTAGGTAGAAAATGGTACAATGAGCATATGGTGCAAATTCAAGGAGATAATTATTGGATCACTCTTGATCCAGCTGCAGATCTACAATTGGGCTACGAAACAGATGAGTTAAAGAAAAACTCTTTCACTTACAACAATACCAGAGCCGTATTTGTGCAAGGTGGTTTAGGAAAAAAAATAAATTTCTTTGCAGCTGTTTATGAAAGCCAAGGTCGTTTTGCACAATACTATAACGATATTATAAGGTCATTGCGTCCAGATGGTGGTAATCCAGGTATCGTCCCAGGTAGAGGTATTGCAAAAGAAGGTAGAAAAGGTGATTTTGATTACCCCACTGCCGAGGGATATATTTCTTACACACCTAATGAATTTTTTAATGTACAATTAGGTCACGGAAAACAATTTGTAGGAGATGGCTACAGGTCATTATTACTCAGTGATAATACAAGTTATTTTCCTTACTTAAAATTAAATACAAAGTTTTGGAAAATAAAGTACACAAACACGTGGACATCTTTAAGAGATGTAAGACCGGAGGTAACCGCCGATGGTTCATTTAGAACAAAATACATGAGTAATCATTATTTGAGTTGGAATGTAAGCAAGAAGTTGAACCTTGGTTTCTTTGAGTCAGTGCTATGGGATGATGAAAATGATCGCGGCTTTGATTTCAATTATTTAAACCCCGTAATTTTTTATAGAGCGATCGAATTTTCTACAGGGTCAAGGGGTGGAAATGCATTGATTGGCTTGACAGGGAAGTATAAATTTAATAATCATTTGAACTTTTACGGTCAAATAGTTATTGATGAATTTTCAGGTAGTGATATCTTAGGATCAAATGGAAGTTACAAAAACAAACAAGGCTTTCAGTTTGGAGCAAAATATTACGATGCTTTTGGTGTACAAAACCTAACCCTGCAAGGTGAATATAATCAAGTAAGACCGTATGTGTATTCAAATAACGAAATCCAATTAAATTATGGTCATGCAAATCAGTCGTTAGCGCACCAATGGGGAGCTAATTTTAAAGAACTCATTGGGATTGCTAGATATGAGTACCATAGGTGGTATGGGAGTGCAAAAGTTATTTTTGGAACACGGGGGTTTGAGATTGGGGACATAAATGATGTGTATTACGGAGGAAGTATTTATGGAAGTGATGAAAATCGCCCCTCTGATAACGGCATCGATTTTTTTCAGGGTAACAAAGTAAAATCCTTTCATGCAGATCTAGAAATGGGCTACCTAATAAATCCAGCCACAAATCTAAAAGTGTATATAAACCCAATATTTAGAGATTTCAAATCTGAAATTCAAGATGTTCAAACATTTGATACTAATACTCTATGGGTAAATATCGGATTTAGAACAGATTTGTTTAATTGGTATTATGATTATTAA
- a CDS encoding SCO family protein: MRKNTYIGIAAIVLIFGIIVLPKIYQRIINDDISRGGRMHQEGGELINNAPDGLVYINQNGIDRKVPDFEFLNQDRDTISNLDYKGKVYLVEFFFTRCTDICIPMSHNLKSISKKFEGRNDFGIASFSIDPEHDTPAVLKAYKKSYDVTNPNWHFMTGDRAQIRKLSNEGFYLATNEEGDEKDLYHSGLFALIDKNGFIRSRLDPYGNPKPYYRGFVPMDAQVPEGGETSEIDILVEDIQKLLQ, from the coding sequence ATGAGAAAAAATACTTACATAGGTATAGCAGCTATTGTTCTCATTTTTGGAATCATAGTACTGCCTAAAATATATCAAAGAATTATAAATGATGATATATCCCGTGGAGGACGTATGCATCAAGAAGGCGGTGAGTTAATTAATAATGCACCAGATGGGCTAGTGTATATTAATCAAAATGGCATTGATAGAAAAGTACCTGATTTCGAGTTTTTAAATCAAGATCGAGATACCATTTCAAACCTTGACTATAAAGGAAAAGTATATCTGGTAGAATTTTTCTTCACGAGGTGTACAGATATTTGTATACCCATGAGTCATAATCTAAAGTCTATATCAAAAAAATTTGAGGGAAGAAATGACTTCGGGATTGCTAGCTTCTCCATAGATCCAGAACATGATACTCCAGCTGTTCTTAAAGCATACAAGAAAAGTTACGACGTAACAAACCCTAACTGGCATTTTATGACAGGGGACCGTGCTCAAATAAGAAAACTCTCTAATGAAGGTTTTTATCTTGCTACAAATGAAGAGGGAGATGAAAAAGATTTATACCATTCAGGTTTATTTGCGCTTATTGATAAAAATGGATTTATTAGATCTAGATTAGATCCTTACGGTAATCCAAAGCCCTATTATAGAGGTTTCGTACCTATGGATGCCCAGGTGCCAGAAGGAGGTGAAACCTCAGAAATTGATATTTTAGTAGAAGATATTCAAAAATTACTTCAATAA
- a CDS encoding glyoxalase, with amino-acid sequence MNLTVGSIRPFIGARDYKTSRAFYNTIGFEEKVISRDMSIFKLKNCSFYLQDAYVKDWIDNSMIFLEVIELDEYLAKLKVLDLPSLFKGVRISEIVKKDWGREFFLHDPSGILWHIGSFY; translated from the coding sequence ATGAATTTAACAGTTGGCTCTATACGCCCTTTTATTGGCGCTCGCGATTATAAAACTTCTAGAGCCTTTTATAATACTATCGGTTTTGAAGAAAAAGTCATTTCTAGAGATATGTCAATTTTTAAATTAAAAAACTGTTCTTTTTATTTACAAGATGCCTATGTAAAAGATTGGATAGACAATAGCATGATATTTCTAGAGGTAATAGAACTTGATGAATATCTAGCAAAACTTAAAGTGCTCGATTTACCATCACTATTTAAAGGAGTTCGGATTTCAGAAATCGTTAAAAAAGATTGGGGCCGAGAATTTTTCTTACACGATCCATCTGGGATTCTATGGCATATAGGTTCATTTTATTAG
- a CDS encoding VanZ family protein, with protein MESSWVRKGIAIVTIVYTIALTVGSLIKPVVIKASFSHVDKLIHLCAYLGLAFLWMSFYQLQKRSFTPEVNFSKIHFVIAVMIIVYGIIIEVLQGGITNYRTPDVWDVLANTIGVFIGSLIFVIIFKNFKRLKSIN; from the coding sequence ATGGAGAGCTCGTGGGTGCGTAAAGGTATAGCGATCGTTACAATAGTATATACGATTGCACTTACAGTAGGATCATTGATAAAACCTGTAGTGATAAAGGCAAGTTTTAGCCATGTAGACAAATTAATACATCTATGTGCTTATCTAGGACTCGCATTTTTATGGATGTCTTTTTATCAATTACAAAAACGATCTTTTACTCCAGAAGTAAATTTTAGTAAAATTCACTTCGTAATTGCTGTAATGATTATAGTTTACGGTATAATTATTGAGGTATTACAAGGTGGAATTACAAATTACAGAACCCCTGATGTATGGGATGTGCTTGCAAATACCATTGGGGTGTTTATAGGTAGTTTGATTTTTGTAATCATTTTTAAAAATTTTAAGAGGTTAAAATCGATAAATTAG
- a CDS encoding MBL fold metallo-hydrolase — protein sequence MKYLFLISAILLTSIISAQGRFDAIEITTERVTDHIFMLKGAGGNIAISTGKDGVFMIDDQFAPLSNKIMAAISNVSDLPVKFLINTHFHGDHSGGNANFESSGAIIIAHDNVRERLSNNDDTSEAGLPIITFSKDATFYQNGDDIFLTHVHNAHTDGDALVYFAQSNVLHTGDTFFNGRFPYIDLASGGSITGAIVAAKKGLMLINDTTKIIPGHGDLATKGDYQKYHDMLEAVSDTISKAISNGQTEDQVAADKSLTEAYFTDKETKNDFISGEKFRRTVYKSLNESLKKS from the coding sequence ATGAAATATTTATTTTTGATTTCAGCAATACTTTTGACATCTATTATCTCTGCTCAGGGACGTTTTGATGCTATAGAAATAACCACAGAGAGGGTTACTGATCACATTTTCATGCTAAAAGGTGCAGGTGGAAATATTGCAATTTCTACAGGTAAAGATGGTGTATTTATGATTGACGATCAATTTGCTCCTTTAAGTAATAAAATCATGGCTGCTATTAGTAACGTTTCAGACCTGCCTGTTAAGTTTCTTATAAATACACATTTTCATGGAGATCATTCTGGAGGGAATGCAAATTTTGAATCTAGTGGGGCAATCATTATAGCTCATGATAATGTACGAGAAAGATTATCCAATAATGATGACACATCAGAAGCTGGACTACCGATTATAACCTTTAGCAAGGATGCAACTTTTTATCAAAACGGTGATGACATTTTTCTTACTCATGTGCACAATGCACATACAGATGGAGATGCACTTGTTTACTTTGCACAAAGCAATGTACTACACACGGGTGATACTTTTTTTAATGGTAGATTTCCTTACATAGATCTTGCTAGTGGCGGAAGCATTACAGGGGCTATCGTTGCTGCAAAAAAAGGGTTAATGCTTATAAATGATACTACAAAAATAATTCCTGGTCATGGAGACCTAGCCACAAAAGGTGATTATCAAAAATATCACGATATGCTCGAAGCCGTTTCAGATACTATCTCTAAAGCTATAAGTAATGGCCAGACAGAAGATCAAGTTGCAGCAGACAAGTCATTAACAGAAGCTTATTTTACAGATAAAGAAACTAAAAACGATTTTATCTCTGGCGAAAAATTTAGACGCACCGTATATAAAAGCCTTAATGAATCTTTGAAAAAAAGCTAA
- a CDS encoding energy transducer TonB, giving the protein MEPKKNPKADLRKNSVLFFQIGLILILLLTYVTIEWKTYDRTAIDLGQLNVDDDLDDEIPITELNTPPPPPPPPPPPAPEIIEVVEDEEEIEETIIESTETDSDEKIVEVEEVEVIEEEEEIADVPFAVIENVPIFPGCEGETNNNARKACMSEKVSKLVNKKFNTELGSDLGLSGINRIFVSFKIDKNGNITNIRSRAPHPRLATEAERVINLLPTMTPGKQRGKAVGVLYSLPITFKVED; this is encoded by the coding sequence ATGGAACCCAAAAAAAATCCAAAAGCAGATCTTCGCAAGAATAGTGTACTATTTTTTCAAATAGGTCTGATTTTAATCCTCTTATTGACATATGTCACTATAGAGTGGAAGACGTACGATCGTACAGCTATTGATTTAGGTCAACTTAATGTTGATGACGATTTAGATGATGAAATTCCAATTACGGAGTTAAACACACCACCACCTCCACCACCACCTCCACCACCACCAGCACCAGAAATTATTGAAGTGGTAGAAGATGAGGAGGAAATAGAAGAGACTATTATTGAGTCTACAGAAACAGACTCTGATGAAAAGATTGTTGAGGTAGAGGAAGTTGAAGTAATTGAAGAAGAAGAAGAAATTGCAGATGTACCTTTTGCAGTAATTGAAAACGTACCAATTTTTCCAGGGTGTGAGGGTGAAACCAATAACAATGCTCGTAAAGCATGTATGTCTGAGAAGGTTAGCAAGCTAGTAAATAAAAAATTTAATACAGAACTAGGTAGTGACTTAGGTCTTTCTGGAATAAATAGAATATTTGTAAGCTTCAAAATTGATAAAAACGGAAATATCACAAATATCAGATCAAGAGCACCGCATCCAAGACTTGCGACTGAGGCTGAACGTGTAATTAACTTACTGCCTACAATGACACCAGGTAAACAACGTGGTAAAGCAGTAGGAGTTTTATATTCATTGCCTATTACGTTTAAAGTAGAAGACTAA
- the gcvH gene encoding glycine cleavage system protein GcvH: MNIPADLKYTKDHEWVRIEGDTATVGITDFAQGELGDIVYVEVETVDETLDKDEVFGTVEAVKTVSDLFLPLTGEIISFNESLEDDPETVNTDPYGAGWMIKIKFSDATEVEELLSAQAYGELVGA; the protein is encoded by the coding sequence ATGAATATACCAGCAGATTTAAAATACACAAAAGACCACGAATGGGTACGTATAGAAGGTGATACAGCTACCGTGGGCATCACAGATTTTGCACAAGGAGAATTAGGAGATATTGTATATGTAGAGGTTGAAACGGTAGATGAAACTTTAGATAAAGATGAAGTTTTTGGAACTGTTGAAGCTGTAAAAACAGTGTCAGACCTTTTCTTGCCGCTTACTGGAGAGATTATCTCTTTTAATGAATCATTAGAAGACGATCCAGAAACAGTAAATACAGACCCTTATGGAGCGGGATGGATGATAAAAATTAAATTTTCTGATGCTACAGAGGTAGAAGAGCTTCTAAGCGCACAAGCTTATGGAGAGCTCGTGGGTGCGTAA
- a CDS encoding DUF420 domain-containing protein — protein sequence MSTLSDTEKRYKIWIIVLSVVIPVAVAALFTIKLKDFGFDVEPLSFLPPIYAGINGLTAIVLIFGVIAIKKGKRKTHEYLMKIAITLSVLFLLMYVAYHMTSDSTSFGGEGLIRYIYLFILISHIALSIIIIPLVLITYVRALAQRFDKHRKIARITFPIWLYVAITGVVVYLMISPYYV from the coding sequence ATGAGCACGCTGTCAGATACAGAGAAGAGATACAAAATATGGATAATAGTATTATCTGTTGTTATTCCCGTGGCAGTTGCCGCATTATTTACAATAAAACTGAAAGATTTTGGTTTTGATGTAGAACCTCTTAGTTTTTTGCCACCTATATATGCTGGAATAAATGGTCTCACAGCTATAGTCTTAATATTTGGTGTCATAGCTATAAAAAAAGGTAAAAGAAAAACACATGAGTATTTGATGAAAATTGCCATCACACTCTCAGTTCTTTTCCTACTAATGTATGTGGCATATCACATGACGTCAGACTCCACATCATTCGGTGGGGAGGGCTTGATACGCTATATTTATTTATTCATACTAATAAGCCACATTGCGCTATCTATAATCATCATACCTCTTGTACTCATTACTTATGTTAGAGCATTAGCACAACGTTTTGATAAGCACAGAAAAATAGCAAGAATTACTTTTCCTATTTGGCTCTATGTTGCGATTACTGGAGTGGTGGTGTACTTAATGATTTCTCCATATTACGTGTAA
- a CDS encoding cytochrome c oxidase subunit 3, whose protein sequence is MDTTVTHNNAEENTWGGGNEPLRSSYGKMMMWFFIVSDALTFSGFLAAYGFSRFKFIDAWPIADEVFTHVPFIHGNFPMIYVAFMTFVLIMSSVTMVLAVDAGHHLKHKSVAFYMFLTIIGGIIFVGSQGWEWATFIKGDYGAVETKGGKILQFVDTDGKRMALADFAIPAVGEREQHLSKNGVWYDEEATPTTYSIEEVKAGFVATPNALIRIQTLTDEGEKTVLSREASLEKLAKDGLLVVEGANLRHNEYGAPLFADFFFFITGFHGFHVFSGILINIIIFFNVVLGTYERRGHYEMVEKVGLYWHFVDLVWVFVFTFFYLV, encoded by the coding sequence ATGGACACAACTGTGACACACAACAACGCTGAGGAAAACACCTGGGGTGGTGGTAACGAGCCACTTAGATCAAGCTATGGAAAGATGATGATGTGGTTTTTCATCGTTTCTGATGCATTGACCTTTTCTGGCTTTCTAGCCGCTTACGGTTTTTCAAGATTTAAATTTATAGATGCTTGGCCTATTGCAGACGAAGTATTTACGCACGTGCCATTTATTCACGGGAATTTCCCGATGATTTATGTGGCATTTATGACGTTTGTACTTATTATGTCTTCTGTAACGATGGTTCTTGCAGTAGATGCAGGACATCACTTAAAACATAAAAGCGTTGCTTTTTATATGTTTTTAACGATTATAGGAGGTATTATCTTCGTTGGATCACAAGGATGGGAGTGGGCTACTTTTATTAAAGGAGATTATGGTGCTGTAGAAACAAAAGGAGGAAAAATTCTACAATTTGTAGATACAGATGGTAAACGCATGGCACTTGCAGATTTTGCAATTCCTGCTGTAGGTGAGCGCGAGCAGCATTTGAGTAAGAATGGTGTTTGGTATGATGAAGAGGCCACGCCAACAACTTATTCTATTGAAGAAGTTAAAGCTGGTTTTGTTGCTACTCCTAATGCATTGATACGTATACAAACACTCACAGATGAAGGTGAGAAAACAGTGCTTTCTAGAGAGGCTTCGTTAGAAAAACTAGCCAAAGATGGATTGTTAGTTGTAGAAGGTGCAAACTTGAGACATAATGAATATGGCGCACCACTATTTGCAGATTTCTTTTTCTTTATCACAGGTTTCCACGGTTTTCACGTGTTTTCTGGAATATTAATTAATATAATAATATTCTTTAATGTGGTTCTAGGAACATATGAGCGAAGAGGACATTATGAGATGGTTGAAAAAGTAGGGTTGTACTGGCACTTTGTAGATCTTGTTTGGGTATTTGTATTTACCTTTTTCTACCTAGTATAA
- a CDS encoding heme-copper oxidase subunit III, whose product MDYTKGGEKLKQDRAKKQMLWFGIISLCMTFAGLTSAYIVSMERRDWLENYDFPVALIISTLLILVSSVTIHLAKNAIISGKSQLGTGLLVVTIALGIGFVVSQFAGFSAFQEQGYYFTGASSNITTTFLFLIIAVHIAHVIAGFISLLVILINQLRGKYTPTDYLGLSLGVTFWHFLDLLWVFLFVLLYVTK is encoded by the coding sequence ATGGATTATACCAAAGGAGGAGAAAAACTAAAACAAGACCGAGCTAAAAAGCAAATGCTTTGGTTTGGCATCATAAGTTTATGTATGACATTTGCTGGCCTCACGAGTGCTTATATCGTAAGTATGGAGCGTAGAGACTGGTTAGAAAATTATGATTTTCCTGTTGCTTTAATCATCTCTACATTACTAATTTTGGTGAGTAGTGTTACTATACATTTAGCAAAAAATGCAATCATATCAGGAAAGTCTCAATTAGGTACTGGATTACTAGTAGTTACAATAGCATTAGGGATAGGTTTTGTAGTATCACAATTTGCTGGATTTTCAGCTTTTCAAGAGCAGGGCTATTATTTTACCGGTGCTTCTAGTAATATCACTACGACATTTTTATTTCTAATTATTGCAGTACATATAGCACATGTAATTGCAGGTTTTATATCCTTATTAGTTATTCTTATCAATCAATTAAGAGGTAAGTATACCCCCACAGATTATTTAGGTTTATCCTTAGGAGTAACATTTTGGCATTTTTTAGATCTATTATGGGTATTCCTTTTTGTGTTATTATATGTGACAAAATAG
- the cyoE gene encoding heme o synthase: MSDVAVHTQTYSSWYDFKEITKMRLSISVVFSSVAGYFLAAEHIDWFIVFLLAVGGYFMVGASNAYNQVLERDLDALMDRTKNRPVASGRMSVTMALTIAIGFTLLGLGTLWYINPQTAMFGGISIFMYVLLYTPLKTKTPLSVFVGAFPGAIPYMLGWVAATNNFGIEPGTLFMIQFFWQFPHFWAIGWFLYDDYKKGGFAMLPTGKRDTGTALQIVLYTIWTVLISIVPAFGVTGSLFLSPISAVIVGALGLFMLYWAIKLYQNRDAKTAKRLMLSSVTYITLLQIVFVVDKFLR; this comes from the coding sequence TTGAGCGACGTGGCTGTTCATACACAAACTTATTCTAGCTGGTACGATTTCAAAGAAATCACAAAGATGCGCTTGTCTATAAGTGTCGTATTTTCTAGTGTTGCTGGATACTTTCTTGCAGCAGAACACATAGACTGGTTTATTGTCTTCCTGCTTGCAGTAGGAGGGTATTTTATGGTTGGAGCGTCTAATGCATATAATCAAGTGCTAGAGAGAGATCTTGATGCTTTGATGGACCGAACAAAAAACAGGCCAGTTGCTTCCGGGAGGATGTCTGTGACAATGGCTTTGACAATTGCAATTGGATTTACTTTATTGGGATTAGGCACTTTATGGTATATCAATCCTCAGACAGCCATGTTTGGAGGAATCTCTATATTTATGTACGTGTTATTGTATACACCTCTCAAAACAAAAACACCACTTTCTGTTTTTGTGGGTGCCTTTCCTGGAGCGATTCCATACATGCTGGGATGGGTAGCAGCAACTAATAACTTTGGTATAGAGCCAGGCACATTGTTTATGATTCAATTTTTCTGGCAATTCCCACATTTTTGGGCAATTGGGTGGTTTTTGTATGATGATTATAAAAAGGGAGGTTTTGCAATGTTACCCACAGGTAAACGTGATACGGGTACTGCACTCCAGATAGTATTATACACCATATGGACAGTCTTAATATCTATCGTTCCAGCATTTGGAGTAACGGGGTCCTTATTTTTATCTCCAATATCTGCTGTTATAGTGGGGGCTTTAGGTTTATTTATGTTGTATTGGGCTATAAAGTTATATCAAAATCGTGACGCTAAAACAGCAAAAAGGTTAATGCTTTCAAGTGTAACCTATATTACTTTATTACAAATAGTTTTTGTGGTAGATAAATTTTTGAGATAG
- a CDS encoding energy transducer TonB, with the protein MRKSQESKAVRQNSIYTSTSKRAVNLRRNPTLHFQIGLILALLTAIFLIEMRMPQKAILEPRMPDPVEEIFTIDQVQVEREVLKAQKFQKSKRPETSKVLDKDPKITDDLFMVDSPIDFMDPTDEPMVEPGMVDFIGKLDESEPETTIFSLVEQVPLFPGCEGLSDNRERRDCMSSKISKFVSKRFRTEKGEGLGLEGANRIFVTFKINAEGKVVDVVARGPHNKLEEEAKRVTSLLPDMIAGKQGGKNVEVLFSLPINFKIQE; encoded by the coding sequence ATGAGAAAATCACAAGAAAGTAAAGCTGTTCGCCAAAACAGCATTTACACATCAACAAGCAAACGCGCTGTAAATTTACGAAGAAACCCTACCCTTCATTTTCAAATTGGGTTAATCTTAGCACTTTTAACAGCCATCTTCCTTATTGAGATGCGTATGCCGCAAAAGGCTATCTTAGAGCCTAGAATGCCTGATCCTGTAGAAGAAATTTTTACCATAGATCAAGTGCAGGTAGAAAGGGAGGTCCTTAAAGCCCAAAAATTTCAAAAGTCAAAACGTCCAGAAACATCAAAGGTGTTAGATAAAGATCCAAAAATCACCGATGATCTATTTATGGTTGATAGTCCTATTGATTTTATGGATCCCACAGATGAACCTATGGTTGAACCTGGTATGGTAGATTTTATTGGTAAACTAGATGAGTCGGAGCCAGAAACAACCATTTTTTCTTTAGTCGAGCAGGTTCCATTATTTCCTGGATGTGAAGGCCTGTCAGATAATAGAGAGCGTCGGGACTGTATGAGTAGTAAAATTTCAAAATTTGTCTCTAAACGCTTTAGAACAGAAAAAGGAGAAGGTCTTGGGCTAGAGGGAGCTAATAGGATTTTTGTTACTTTTAAAATTAATGCGGAAGGTAAAGTGGTTGATGTCGTGGCAAGGGGGCCTCATAATAAATTGGAGGAAGAGGCTAAACGAGTGACTTCGTTACTTCCAGATATGATCGCAGGAAAACAAGGTGGTAAAAATGTCGAAGTTTTGTTTTCATTACCTATTAATTTCAAAATACAAGAGTAG